A genomic region of Zea mays cultivar B73 chromosome 6, Zm-B73-REFERENCE-NAM-5.0, whole genome shotgun sequence contains the following coding sequences:
- the LOC103630329 gene encoding probable E3 ubiquitin-protein ligase LUL3, with protein MGASSSRRRRDDYYPPPHHYPPPPPPHHHHHPPPPPPPHHRPPPPPPPSSYYYHPHPPPPHAYHGPWHPAPAPPPQQPQPTALTGPPPEFVEHQQAQKVKNYVNLHKDTIRLVPDGADPERRLVAFTFDAITDGSVTIYYFATEGKDCSFSSVYPELQTPTKIPFEKGLAQRFIQPSGSGVDLGFFSLDELSSSSGEVFPLVVYAEAYPSPEEGGPSVNATRAQITLAVLEKHNNDLQVKVMKQILWIDGVRYELQEIFGLVNSTEADVADADADDTGKECVICLSEPRDTAVMPCRHLCLCSECAKTLRFQSNKCPICRQPVEKLMEIKVRSPGP; from the exons ATGGGCGCAtcttccagccgccgccgccgggacGACTACTACCCGCCGCCGCACCACTACcccccaccgccgccgccgcaccaccaccaccacccgccTCCCCCTCCACCGCCGCACCACCGTCCTCCCCctccgccgccgccctcctcgtACTACTACCACCCCCACCCGCCGCCCCCGCACGCGTACCACGGCCCATGGcaccccgcgcccgcgccgccgccgcagcaGCCGCAGCCGACCGCGCTGACGGGGCCTCCGCCCGAGTTCGTGGAGCACCAGCAGGCGCAGAAGGTGAAGAACTACGTTAATCTGCACAAGGACACCATCAGGCTCGTGCCCGACGGCGCTGACCCCGAGCGCCGCCTCGTCGCCTTCACTTTTGACGCGATAACCGACGGCAG TGTGACTATATATTACTTTGCCACGGAAGGAAAGGACTGTAGTTTTTCTTCAGTATACCCAGAATTACAGACGCCAACAAAGATACCCTTCGAGAAAGGGTTGGCCCAAAGGTTTATCCAGCCCTCTGGATCTGGTGTTGACTTGGGATTCTTTTCTCTTGATGAGCTTTCGAGTTCATCAGGGGAAGTATTCCCACTTGTTGTTTATGCAGAAGCATATCCATCTCCAGAGGAAGGTGGCCCGTCAGTAAACGCCACTCGTGCACAGATTACTCTTGCTGTTTTGGAGAAGCACAACAACGACCTTCAAGTCAAAGTTATGAAGCAAATCTTGTGGATTGATGGCGTGAGGTATGAGCTACAGGAAATTTTTGGTCTTGTCAACTCCACTGAAGCGGATGTTGCTGATGCTGATGCCGATGACACGGGGAAGGAATGTGTTATCTGCTTGTCAGAACCAAGAGACACTGCTGTTATGCCTTGTAGACATTTG TGTTTATGCAGTGAATGTGCAAAAACTCTACGGTTTCAATCAAATAAATGCCCCATATGCAGACAGCCTGTTGAAAAACTAATGGAGATCAAAGTTAGAAGTCCTGGGCCATAA